From Campylobacter showae:
CAAATATCCTGCCCGTCATCGTGCCTATCGCGGTTGACGCCACGCACCCGTATCCTCATCTAAACAACCTTAGCTTTAGCCTAGCCGTTAAGCTTGCCGACGCGGATAGTCCAGAGATTATAAAATTTGGCATGATACGCATCTCGCGCGTTTTGCCGAGATTTTATCAAGCGGCCGACAACGTCTACGTGCCGATAGAAACGATCGTACACCGCCACGCAGAAGAGATTTTTCCGGGTTACAAGCTGCTTAGTTCGGCGGCGTTTAGGGTCACGCGAAACGCCGATATCGTCATCGAGGAAGAAGAGGCCGATGATTTTATGATGATCCTCGAGCAAGGGCTCAAGCTACGCCGCAAGGGCGCCTTTGTCCGCATGCAGATACAAAAGGACGCCGACGCCGAGATAGTCGAGTTTCTAAACTCGCATATGAAGATTTTTTATAAGGATATCTACGAGTACACCGTCCCGCTCACGCTAAATTCGCTCTGGCAAATCGTGGGAAATAAAGAATTTTCGTACCTTTGCCTACCGCCGTACGCGCCAAAGACATTGCCGCCTTTTAGCACTCATCTCTCGATGTTTGACGTCATCGATAAAGAAGACGTGCTAGTCGTGCATCCCTACGAGAGCTTTGATCCCGTCGTGCAGTTTATCAGGGAGGCGAGCAAGGATCCGCGCGTGATCTCGATCCGCATGACGCTCTACCGCGTCGATAAAAACTCGCCTATCATCCAGGCTCTCATCGACGCCGCAAACGACGGCAAGCAGGTAACCGTGATGGTCGAGCTAAAGGCGAGGTTTGACGAGGAAAACAACCTACACTGGGCAAAGGCTCTAGAGGACGCCGGCGCACACGTGATATACGGCATCACGGGCTTTAAGGTGCACGCAAAAGTGAGCCAAGTCATCCGCCAGGAGGGCGGCAAGCTCAAATTTTACATGCATCTATCCACGGGCAACTACAACGGCGGCTCGGCGAAAATTTACACCGACGTGAGCTATTTTACGAGCAGGGCGGAGTTTGCGAGCGATACGACGACGTTTTTTCACATACTTTCGGGTTTTTCTAAAAACCGCCGTTTGCAGACGCTTTCCATGTCGCCGATGCAGATAAAAGAGCGCGTGCTAGAGATGATAAAGACCGAGACCGCGCACGGCGAGCAGGGCAGGATCGTGGCCAAGATGAACGCGCTAGTCGATAGCGACATCGTGGACGCGCTGGTAAAGGCAAGTAGCGCGGGCGTGAAGATCGATCTCATCGTGCGCGGCATCTGCTGCGTGCGTCCTGGCGTGAAAGGCCTAAGCGAAAATATCCGCGTGAGATCGCTCATCGGCAAATACCTTGAGCACGCGAGGGTATTTTATTTTAGGCACGCCGACCCTCAAATTTACATCGCATCCGCTGACTGGATGCCGAGAAATCTCGAGCGCCGCCTAGAGCTCATGACGCCGATAATCGATAAAAATTTGCAAGAGCGTTTGCTGGAGTTTTTGCGCTTGCAGCTTAGCGATAACGAGCTAGCGTTTGAGTTGCAAAACAGCGGCGAATATGCCAAGGTAAGACCGAAAGAGGGCGACGCGCGTATAAACTCGCAAGAGGTGCTCGAGGAGTACGTGAGCGGGATATATAAGGCGACGAAAAAGGATACCGATAAGGGGAAGAGCGAGCAGATGGTGGCGAAACTGCTAAAAGAAAGTTGAGCGGCTCGTCTTTTTGCTCTATACTTCGTTACTTGTAAATTCGGCTCGGTCATTACCTATATGGCAACTCCCGTCGCCAAATTTAAAAGCGCCTCGTCTAGAACAAAAATATTTCACCTTGTCGTTTTATATTCAAATTTGAAGTCGATTTGTAAATTTTGACTTCAAATTTTACCCACCGAGACCTGCACCTTGATGCTGTTAAAATTTAACTCACAAATTTACAGAAATCTCCGCATGTCGCGAATTTTACTTCGCCGAGCTTTTTGTCGCACGCATTTCGGTCAAAATTTGAAAAACACCAAAATACGCCGAATTTAAGGGATAAAATGAACTCTTTCAATGCCTTTTTCTCTGGTTTTTCGCTCGGGCTCTCGCTGATTTTACCCATCGGAGCTCAAAATGCCTTCGTGCTAAAACAAGGCATCAAAAAACAGCATGTTTTTCTAGTTTGCGCTATCTGCGCGCTTAGCGACGCTGCACTGATCTTTGCGGGCGTATCGGGGTTTGGCTACGTGGTTGAGCGCTATCCCATCATCAAAACCGCCGCGCTTTGGGGCGGATTTGTCTTTTTGAGCATTTACGGAATTCGTGGCCTTTATAGCGCATTTAGCGCATCGCATGCTCTAGCAGCCGGCGGCGAGGATACGCGCGGTGCGGCTAAAACGGCGCTTCTAACGCTAGCTTTTACGTGGTTAAATCCGCACGTATATCTTGACACGGTCGTGCTTCTTGGCTTGGTTTCTACGAAATTTAGCGAGAGTGCGGGACTCTTTGGTATGGGCGCGATGTGCGCGTCGTTTGCGTTTTTCTTTTCGCTCGGATACGGAGCTAGGTTTTTGGCGCCGCTGTTTAAAAACCCCGCCGCGTGGAAAATTTTGGAATTTTTCGTCGGCGTTACTATGATAGCGCTTGGCGTGATGTTAGTTGTCGGCGAGTGAGGGTGCTCAAATTTGATGCGAAATTTAGCTTGCGCGTATTTTGCAAGTAAAATTTAATGCTTGCGGTAGTAAAATTTCGCAAAATTATGTTTACAGGAGAAGCGATGAAAAAGCTGATTATTTTTATGATTGCGCTGATATTTTGCGGGTGCGGCATAGCATCAAAAGGCGACGGAAGCTCAACTAGCGAAAATTTACATATAGCTAGAAAGGTTGCGATAGATGTTGCAGGCGGGCAGATTAAATTTAGCCAGGAGGCTCACGAAAAATTTTGGCGAAATTTAAACGCGTCAAAAATGCGTTTGCCGAGCAAATTTAACCCATATATCAACGCTGATAAGGATGCGCTGGACTGGATAAAGGTCGATGCCTATGCTATGATAAATTTGAATATAGAGTTTTTAAAATCTGTCCTTGAAACTTCAAGAAATGGGACGGTAACTAAGACCGATAAATTTAAGGCCTATGAGAAAAACATTGAAAAACTAGCTCCGAGCGTGGCTACTTATGCGACTGAGCAGCAGTATAAATCAAAAATGATTATAAAGGATATAATTGCTAAATATGCCGACGAGCTAATAAATTGCGTAGGTGTAGATAAATTTAGTCTTTCTCAATATGCTATGCGGATTATTAAAATCAGCGATAACGGGATGACGGTGTATTTTGATTTTGAAGGCGTCAAATTCCGCGATCTAACTAGAGATGGCGTGGAGGCGATCTTGAAGGGCTTGGAATACAGAAAAGACAGTCTAGATAAGCTTTTCGACAAAGATTATCGTCAGTAACCGCTAAAATTTAGTAAAATAAAGGATAAATTTACTTCATTGGCGACGTTCATGGCTGCTGTAAAACCCTTTGCCCATGATAGATTGTTTCCCATGTGGTGCTGATTCTAAAATTTGCTTTACGGCTGATCTGATAAACCGCGGAGATAATAACATTCAAAAACGGCGGAGCCTAAGCCCCGCCGTAAATTTAAGCGCCTATGATTTTTGGTTTTGAAAACGCTCTGATAGGTCTTATTGCGCCTTTATATTTTTCGACTTGGACTAAATTCGTATGCGCGATGTTGCTTTGCGCTAGCTTGCTCGTGCCTTTGTCTTTTGTGAGCACGTTTACGCATCCGTGCTGGCACAGGCTCTTTTTGCCGTAGACTTCGGGGTCGTACCATGCGCCTTCGCATATGATTACGACGTCGTCTTGGGTTATGTCGCTCACTATCGCTCCGCATAAAATTTCGCCCCTGTCGTTAAACACCCTAACCACGTCTCCTGTTGCGATGCCGCGCTTCTTGGCCGCGCTTTGGCTGATAAATATAGGCTCTCTTCCGTTTACTTCAGCGTATTTTCTAACTATGGAGTTATCTAGCTGAGAGTGTAGCCTAAAGCGAGAGTGCGGAGTATTTAGTGCGAGTGGATATTTCTTTGTTTTTTCTTTATCGCCAAGCCACTCGGTAGGCTCAAACCATGCCGGATGCCCTAGGCAGTCGTCGTATTTCATTTTTGCGATGACGGGCGAGTAAATCTCGATCTTTCCCGATGGCGTTCCGAGTCTAAATTTATTCGGATTTTCTCTAAAATTCGCAAATCTAGTGTAGTATTTTTTCTCTTCGTCTTTTTTGTCGAATTTTACGTATCCTTTCTCCCAAAACTCGTCAAACGTAGGCAGATTATCGTATCCGAGCGCTTTGGCTTGGTCCATGGCGTCGGCGAAAATTTCTTTTATCCACTCCATCTCGGTCTTGCCCTCGGTAAATACCTCTTCCATGCCCCATCTCTTGCAAATTCCTTTGCAAATTTCAAAATCGCTCCTGCTCTCGCCCATAGGCTGAACGGCTTGTTTTATGGCAAAGATATACTCGCCAGTAGCGTTTGACTGCTCTATGTCGTTTCTCTCAGGCTCGATAGCTGCAGGCAGGACTATGTCGCTGAGCTTAGCTCCGCTAGTCCAATAAGGCTCTATGGTTATCACGGTATCGAGCTTTTTCCATGCTTGTACCGCGCGGTTTATATCCTGATGTCTCGTAAATATCGAGCCGCTAGCGCTTACGGAAACTCTCATATGCGGGAGTTTATAAATTTCGCCGTTTCTTTGCATCTCTTGGCCCGGATTTAGGAGTGCGTCTATTATTCTGCTGTTTGGCATGACGTAGCCTTTGTTTTTTACCCAAGGGCTATTTTCTGTGGTGTATTTTTCGCTAGGAACCGAGCTTAGGCCTTTTAGAGCCGGTGCGATAAAGCTATCCGTGCTGGTTTTATGCCCCTGATCGCAAGTCATAAAGCCGCAGCCCTCCTTGCCTATGTATCCTAGCATCGAGGCTAGCGTGATGAGAGCCCAATATGACTGCTCTCCGTGATCTTGTCTTTGGATAGCAAAACCGCTTATTATCAAAGACTCGTTTTTAGCTAGCGACACGCATAGCTCCTCTAGCTTTTTGACGCTTACGCCGCAAATTTTGCTAGCCCAGTCTAAATTTTTAACCACCTTGTCGTTAGTGCCTAGGAAATAATCTTTAAATTTATTAAATCCAACGGTGTATTTGCCTATAAAGGCTTCGTCGTATAGTTTATTTTCGTATAGATAGTGGCACATGCCTATCATCATGGCCGTATCCGTCCCCGGCACCACTCCTATAAAGTCCGAGTTTAGATACCTGATCGTATCGTTTTTATAGGTATCTACGGCGTAAATTTTCTTTTCGCCTTTTGCATTCATATCTTTTAGCTTGGCATACACGTCGTAGCCCTCGTGAGTTGGAGCGCCTACGCCTATTTCATTGGTTACTACGGGATTGCTTCCCCAAAAAACTATCGTTTTAGCAGACTTTAGTACCGCTTCCCATTTCGTAGGAACTTCGTTTGGCTCGATAGTTCCGATAACGTGAGGCATGATAACGTGACCAGCACCATAGGAGTAGTTGCCGTCCTCTGAGACGAAGCCGCCTAGTATCGTTAGCATCCTTCTAGCCGTAGCTCTACCCCAGCTGACTTTACCGCTGCCGCCCCACCAGTAGCACTCTCCATAGATGCTCTCGGGGCCGTACTTTTCAAAATTTTCTTTTAGAGCTTTTGCGGCTAGATCAAGCGCCGTATCCCAGCTAACTCTTACGAATTCCTCCTCGCCTCTAAGCTCGGGTTTATTTGGTCCTTTTTTCTCCAAATAACTCTTTCTAACGCAAGGATAT
This genomic window contains:
- a CDS encoding LysE/ArgO family amino acid transporter — encoded protein: MNSFNAFFSGFSLGLSLILPIGAQNAFVLKQGIKKQHVFLVCAICALSDAALIFAGVSGFGYVVERYPIIKTAALWGGFVFLSIYGIRGLYSAFSASHALAAGGEDTRGAAKTALLTLAFTWLNPHVYLDTVVLLGLVSTKFSESAGLFGMGAMCASFAFFFSLGYGARFLAPLFKNPAAWKILEFFVGVTMIALGVMLVVGE
- a CDS encoding RNA degradosome polyphosphate kinase, which encodes MDETKSVFINRELSWLRFNSRVLAQCEKALPPLEKLKFIAIYMTNLDEFYMIRIAGLKQLFAAGVAASGSDGMSPLEQLREIRKYIKDELALVEKHYKDALKELAQNGLFMKNYDEISPELRAKCDEYFFSNILPVIVPIAVDATHPYPHLNNLSFSLAVKLADADSPEIIKFGMIRISRVLPRFYQAADNVYVPIETIVHRHAEEIFPGYKLLSSAAFRVTRNADIVIEEEEADDFMMILEQGLKLRRKGAFVRMQIQKDADAEIVEFLNSHMKIFYKDIYEYTVPLTLNSLWQIVGNKEFSYLCLPPYAPKTLPPFSTHLSMFDVIDKEDVLVVHPYESFDPVVQFIREASKDPRVISIRMTLYRVDKNSPIIQALIDAANDGKQVTVMVELKARFDEENNLHWAKALEDAGAHVIYGITGFKVHAKVSQVIRQEGGKLKFYMHLSTGNYNGGSAKIYTDVSYFTSRAEFASDTTTFFHILSGFSKNRRLQTLSMSPMQIKERVLEMIKTETAHGEQGRIVAKMNALVDSDIVDALVKASSAGVKIDLIVRGICCVRPGVKGLSENIRVRSLIGKYLEHARVFYFRHADPQIYIASADWMPRNLERRLELMTPIIDKNLQERLLEFLRLQLSDNELAFELQNSGEYAKVRPKEGDARINSQEVLEEYVSGIYKATKKDTDKGKSEQMVAKLLKES
- a CDS encoding molybdopterin-dependent oxidoreductase, translated to MKRRNFLKLSALAGVSLQANRIEGVTQTLFDQKKVFCANRFGPFYANVVSGQITSIDPFEADKFPSTLNNAVADCVQNESRVLYPCVRKSYLEKKGPNKPELRGEEEFVRVSWDTALDLAAKALKENFEKYGPESIYGECYWWGGSGKVSWGRATARRMLTILGGFVSEDGNYSYGAGHVIMPHVIGTIEPNEVPTKWEAVLKSAKTIVFWGSNPVVTNEIGVGAPTHEGYDVYAKLKDMNAKGEKKIYAVDTYKNDTIRYLNSDFIGVVPGTDTAMMIGMCHYLYENKLYDEAFIGKYTVGFNKFKDYFLGTNDKVVKNLDWASKICGVSVKKLEELCVSLAKNESLIISGFAIQRQDHGEQSYWALITLASMLGYIGKEGCGFMTCDQGHKTSTDSFIAPALKGLSSVPSEKYTTENSPWVKNKGYVMPNSRIIDALLNPGQEMQRNGEIYKLPHMRVSVSASGSIFTRHQDINRAVQAWKKLDTVITIEPYWTSGAKLSDIVLPAAIEPERNDIEQSNATGEYIFAIKQAVQPMGESRSDFEICKGICKRWGMEEVFTEGKTEMEWIKEIFADAMDQAKALGYDNLPTFDEFWEKGYVKFDKKDEEKKYYTRFANFRENPNKFRLGTPSGKIEIYSPVIAKMKYDDCLGHPAWFEPTEWLGDKEKTKKYPLALNTPHSRFRLHSQLDNSIVRKYAEVNGREPIFISQSAAKKRGIATGDVVRVFNDRGEILCGAIVSDITQDDVVIICEGAWYDPEVYGKKSLCQHGCVNVLTKDKGTSKLAQSNIAHTNLVQVEKYKGAIRPIRAFSKPKIIGA